TATTTATGGTTAGGGGAATACTGCCGTAATCCCGGCCGTTCACGGTAACCCTTGCTCCTTCAGTTCCCGCCACCAAAACAGTTGGCTGCGAGACCGGCGGCCCGGCAGTATCTGGAGGATTTTGATTCAGGGTGTCCGGCCGGACTCGGGCGCTATCTGCTTTATGGCTGGCGATATATCCGGTTATGGTCCGGTAACTCCAACTGCCTAAAAACACCAATAGCGCCATCAGAGCCATTATCAATAATGTCTGCCGCAGGACATAGATGCGCCGCTCGGCCCGGGCCATTTTTTTTATCAGGGTCAGATCTTCCTGCCGGGGGACATAGTTCCGGGGCGCGCTGAGGTAACGGGAAAGCGCTTCGGGGCTGCCCATCTGGTAGGGAACCAGTCCGGCTAAAAGTTTTCCGGCATCGCCGTAACGGCGTTTGGGATTCTTGTCCAAAAGTTTTTGCATGACCGGGTCCACCCCCAACGGCAGTTCGGAATCCTGCCGGGCCAGGCTTTTGGGAATCAGCCGCAAGGTCCGGTCGATGGTCTCGGAATGGGTCTGCCCGGCAAAAGGGTTGCCGCCGGAAAGCATCTCGTAGAACATCACCCCCAGGGCATAAATATCGGACTGGGCGTCGGCCGGCTGGCCCTTTATCTGCTCCGGAGCCAGATAGGCCGGGGTGCCCACAAAAGTTCCGGGATCGGTTATCCCCAGAGCCTCTTGGGCGTAAGCCAGTCCGAAATCGGTTATTTTAACCCCGCCCCCCTTGGTCAGCATGATATTGGCCGGCTTGATATCCCGGTGGATGATCTGGTTCTGATGGGCGTGCCAGAGTCCCTGGGCTATCTGGCACACCACATAGACCGCCAGCAAAAACGGCAGCTTAGGCTGTTGGTCCAACAGGTCTTTTAAAGAACAGCCGTCGATGTATTCCAGGATTATATAATAGGATCCCTCCAGTTCAAAATAATCGGTTACGTCAACAATGTTCTCGTGATGCAGCCTTCCCAGCAGCTTGGCCTCGCGCTCAAATCTTTTGACGAAACCCTGATCGTTGGCCAAATGGGGATGCAGCTGTTTGATCACCGCTTGCCGGCCTAATTCGGCATGCCGTCCCAGGTAAATTGTGGCCATGCCCCCGCTCGAAAGCGCCGAGATTATCTGATAATTGCCGATTCTTTCCTTCATTTTTTCAAACCGGTCAAAATGGCTTTCAGGTTTATGTCCAGGAATGTTTGTCCGGCCGCCAAAGCC
This portion of the candidate division TA06 bacterium genome encodes:
- a CDS encoding serine/threonine protein kinase, with protein sequence MKERIGNYQIISALSSGGMATIYLGRHAELGRQAVIKQLHPHLANDQGFVKRFEREAKLLGRLHHENIVDVTDYFELEGSYYIILEYIDGCSLKDLLDQQPKLPFLLAVYVVCQIAQGLWHAHQNQIIHRDIKPANIMLTKGGGVKITDFGLAYAQEALGITDPGTFVGTPAYLAPEQIKGQPADAQSDIYALGVMFYEMLSGGNPFAGQTHSETIDRTLRLIPKSLARQDSELPLGVDPVMQKLLDKNPKRRYGDAGKLLAGLVPYQMGSPEALSRYLSAPRNYVPRQEDLTLIKKMARAERRIYVLRQTLLIMALMALLVFLGSWSYRTITGYIASHKADSARVRPDTLNQNPPDTAGPPVSQPTVLVAGTEGARVTVNGRDYGSIPLTINNLNPGLHRLMISKEGFEARRINIRLNAGQSLNLTADLIPQNLAPGFLKLSVKPWAEIYLNGRYYERTPLDNPVKLSPGQYQLILRHPNRREYLSNLVIKPGDTLSLDVTMPEAFGRLRLTVSPWAVVYIDGEEMGTTPLGAPLKLSIGEHELKLSGPLGKEWKENLNIEEDKTLDRNIILQ